The Zeugodacus cucurbitae isolate PBARC_wt_2022May chromosome 4, idZeuCucr1.2, whole genome shotgun sequence genome includes the window GTTGAGGAAGAAGTTGATGAAgccgctgttgctgttgatgctgaGGGTGAACACGAACCAGATCTCATCTATGGCCCACCAGAGGCCGAGGATGTACCTGATGTGAACGAAATTACCCCCGTTGAAGAAATCGAAGCCACCATCGctgaggaagaagaagaacaagcagCTGCTGAGGAAGCTATCCAATCTGAACGTTTGACTTTCGGCCGTCGCATAAACGCACGCAAATCTGCTCGTCCAGCTAAGTTGCGCGCCCCAGCTCGTGCTCGTGCCACCTCCGCTAAATCGGCCAGAATTGTTAAAGCCAAGGTTACAACCAAGGCACGCTCAGCTCGTCTGCAACAActcccacaacaacagcaattcttTGTTGCTCAACAATTTGCggctcaacaacagcaacaacctaTTGTCTACTACACCGCCGGTCAACTGCAACAGTGGTAATATGGTAGTGTGCGTGAGTTTCTTTTGATTGTAAATAGTATAGAGAATTGTTAACAATCAAATTGGAGAGttgttaaagatttttttagacTGATAAATATAAAACTGTAATTCGAACAAAACAATTTGAAGTTATTTAAATGGATGTTGATGGATTTTGGGTGACGCAGCTAGTTCTCTTATTTCAAAATGTGATTGATCCTTTaagatgaaataataaaattgattcaattttgttgttgcattaacaTTTGCTCTGATGTTAAAGTGAATGGTCTTTTCGAAGTCACAAATAACGTTTGCTTTTCACACCGAGATTAGCCCCTCCATAAATTATtcttatagtaaaaaaaatatctacttatatttgcttttgttcttGTTGATTTCATAATCACATTTTGCTTTTTCCCTGACACCAAGTTTATTCATTATAAAATCTCAAATAGTCTCGTAGCGCTCTGGACCACGTAGTAACTCCAGCGGTATTTCAAAATTCTCTATTTTATCATCTTTGGGCTCCTTTCGTCGTGCCTCAGCTTGCGCCGGATCAACATATTGTTCGGACTTTTGAGCATTTGATTTCTGTTGTTCCACGCCGGACTGTTGAGATCTATCGCCCACTTCTTCGGGGTATTGTTCGTACTCATAGTCGGCACGGAAGGCGCCACCCTCGCTTATATCACCATCAGCAGAGCTAGGCAACTCCGCGGGTGGGCCATAAATATCATGTGGGCTCGGTAGCCTTGGCCTTCCCAACGGCGGTGGTCGAATTGGCCAATTAACTGGCGGTGATCCATAGATGTCGACAGGGCGTCGGTGCTGCTGGTACTGTGGCACTTTACCACGCATGCGAGCACTGCTCAGCGAGGTCCATGGCTGACGCGTCTCATTAGGCAGTTCGAATGTTTGTGAAGGCCGATGACCGTTTGGACGGTAGCCACCCCTGCGTCGTGCGTTCTCCTCCTCGCCGCTCGGTTTGTGCCGAAACGATTGCGGGTATCTGTGGTGCAGGATGCGATGGCGATGTCGCGCTAGCCGTGTGGACTCCTCGGCGACATTCAGCACTAGAGTCAGCAGGAATACGATTGTAAAGAATATTAGTTTTGTCATTTTGGCGGTGCGCCTTCCAGTGAGTTGCTCTGCAAATTTAtgactttttgatttgttgttgtgcttttatagcaaaaatttaatgcaaaaacttGGCAAATGATCAACTTTCCTATAAATATGGTAGaatattgttttctttcttgttttttgtgaaAATCTTTGTAAACATtacattcaaaaaaatattgattaaatgcCAATTTTCCACCTGCCAACTCGGTTTGTATCGAATTGGCCGCCACTGTAACCTCCATTGTATTCGATAGGCAAACACACGTGAACCGATTACTCGTGTGACCTCGAGCAAATTGAGTTTGCGAATCAGTTTTATATCGCTTGCAAATTAGTTAAAGCTTATATAGATTGGTTAGGTGTAACGTCAC containing:
- the LOC114805366 gene encoding translation initiation factor IF-2, encoding MARFLQILLVACLAFAFCAAETPRYRGRNGRLQLSRQRSRFLARQEAAEEAAVTPYPSKNEQIPEIPFDEAAAAEAPEVPVEPETPAAPEGDINVSVNVDLPAEQEPVEEEVDEAAVAVDAEGEHEPDLIYGPPEAEDVPDVNEITPVEEIEATIAEEEEEQAAAEEAIQSERLTFGRRINARKSARPAKLRAPARARATSAKSARIVKAKVTTKARSARLQQLPQQQQFFVAQQFAAQQQQQPIVYYTAGQLQQW